The Arachidicoccus terrestris genome includes the window GAACACATTATTAAAGAAGATTATTAAGACAGGAGCGGGCAGGTTTAGGTATCTGCTGGCCATGGTCGGATTGACCGTGGCCTTACTGTTGATTCTGGCTGCGATCCAGTTGCAATCCAATTACTGGCAATTACTGCATGGCAATAACGCACAGGATAGTATCGCTAATTTTCTTGTCATTAATAAGGTGGTCACCAACCAGAATGCCGGAAATACCAATCTGTCTGACGAGGATATTCAGAATCTGAAGCAACAACCTTTTATACAGGGAGTGGGCGTGGTAACACCCAGCCGTTTCAAAGTAGCTGCCAGCGGCGGTAGCGCTATGCCTTTCTATACGGATATGTTCTTTGAAAGTGTGCCGGACGCGTTCCTTGACATTACCGGAGAGAACTGGAAGTGGGACGACAAATCTCAGTATATTCCCATTGTGATCCCTAACCAGTTCCTGGATATGTATAATTTTGGGTTTGCTAAATCCCAGAATTTACCGCAACTGTCTCATGAACTTGTAAAAAGCATTCCGATCCGCATCGATATCCAGACGCCAACGGGACAAAGGTCTTTCTATGCAAAAGTGGCAGGATTTAGTGACCGCATCTCCTCCATTCTGGTGCCACAGGCCTTTATGGAATGGGCCAACAAAAATTTCGCGACTGAGCCGCCTAAAGGAGCTTCCCGGGTCATCATCAGAACAGACGATCCAAGCAATCCTCAGCTGATTGACTATCTGGAAAGCCATCATCTGACGACGGACATGGAAAAGACCCGGTTCAGCAAATACCGGCAGATTGTGGGCTTTGTGGTACAGGTTTCCGGATTTACCGGCCTGGCTATGTTCTTATTTGCGTTGTTAATTTTTAGTTTATTTATT containing:
- a CDS encoding ABC transporter permease family protein, with translation MLNTLLKKIIKTGAGRFRYLLAMVGLTVALLLILAAIQLQSNYWQLLHGNNAQDSIANFLVINKVVTNQNAGNTNLSDEDIQNLKQQPFIQGVGVVTPSRFKVAASGGSAMPFYTDMFFESVPDAFLDITGENWKWDDKSQYIPIVIPNQFLDMYNFGFAKSQNLPQLSHELVKSIPIRIDIQTPTGQRSFYAKVAGFSDRISSILVPQAFMEWANKNFATEPPKGASRVIIRTDDPSNPQLIDYLESHHLTTDMEKTRFSKYRQIVGFVVQVSGFTGLAMFLFALLIFSLFIELTIASCREEIRLLVTLGASPRQLRKFLMKTFYPANIIIALVVLAILSALQWLLSGLLARESMVISPILSLYTIAGAVIVLAILWWVHVRTIKKQIAGT